The following nucleotide sequence is from Penicillium digitatum chromosome 5, complete sequence.
ATCGGAGTCTCTGTCACATGCGCCGTCATTCTATGTGCCTGGGGCATTGGCAGTGGTCGCGGTAATCCAGTCGAAAGCTCTCTTCTCTTCGCCTACATCGTGCTCTGCATCTACCAGATCTTCACGGACTATCAGCCATCGCACCCCGTGGAACAAATACCCTCGCCCTCACAGGTTGGAGACTTTCCTCCGCTGCCTCCCATTATTATGGCATCTTACACAACCCTGATGCACGCGGTGTCACTTTTGCCGTCCATTATTCATGCAGCCTTCAACGTTATCACCACCGTTTTCAGCGCCGTCACACCCTCCGTCCTCATCTCGCTCGCCTATCGCCTGCTCGTGTTGTATGCATCAACGCGCATTATCCCAGCTGTCCGCGAGTCTGGCGCCCGTGCCCTTTCCCAGGAGGCTTCCATTGACGATACCGACGCAGCCGGCCAAGTGTTGGGATTCCTGAGCTACTTCGCCCCGAGCATTCTCATTGCCGTTTACACCAGTCTTCTCATGCAGCACTTCGCATCAACATCACAAGCCATGGGTGGCAGCGGTGAATGGTGGAGCAGCCATGGCAATGGTGGTGGCAACCCATGGCGATGGATTAATCTTGCTTGCACTATATCCCTATATGCGGTCGAGCTATGGCTTGGGGAAACCAACGACCTCGACAATGGAGTGGCAGGCCACTGGAAAACCGACTGAATGACGACTTGACAGAATCAATGACTGCTAAATCCAAAATGCCTACGCTTTCCTTCTTATAAGTGCTGCAGCAACAGCGTCGCAGGAATCCGAAGTCCCATCGAATCGGCCTTCTTGCTTCCTTCGCTGTAGGCCGTTGCTGCATGAAACCAGTCACAGGCCTACCAACTGGCTTATCTGAGAACGCCACTCGGCGACGATTGGTCTGGGAATTTCGCCAATGACCTTCCACCTTTGCTACAGTTATGGTAGAGCGAGTCCGTCGGAGTTGTTTCCATCTCCCTGACGCCATGCATCACTGGACTCCCTTTTGATTGGACTTTGCTTCACGTGCCTCCGCCTCTGTCCTTCCTTGCTTCCTCACCAAGCATGCTCTTCTCGGTTGCTAGATGGGTGTATTTGGTTGTCTGATGTCTCAAGGCAAACATCACTCTGTTCAATATCTTGCACTCCTTTTCACGATTCGACGATACCAGATAAAacctgtttctttttctcctatTTTCCCTCTTTGTCTTCCATATCCACCCTGAATCTTCACTGTTCATCCAGTTCGGCACTTATACCCTCTGCTGTCTACGCTCAATGTTCCTATCCACAGCTTTCTGGTTCTTTTTCGCTTCCCTCAGCCGACTCTTGCTCCGTCTACACACACCCGCACGCACACACAGTCCAAATGGTTTGATATGAAGCCATTGCTTGTACATAGGATACCTagttctttcttctcttgtaCTTCTTGCCAGGCGCTGGGGTGGGGGTTTATTAGATCTAAGATTTCCTTTTCTAGAATTGATTTGAGTGTTGTAGAGCAGGACAGTTGTAGGCTTATGGAAAACCGCTGTTTCCTTCGACCTTCCATGTCTACCAAAGCTTTTGGTAGCCAGGTGGCACATCACCGTTTCCTCAAGGGTTGCTTTGTCAAAGGTGTTCCAGTTTCAGTCCATTGATCTTTGTTGGACACAAAAATAGTCACATGAGCTCGGTGCCGCCTCTGCTCTTGACAACGTAATCTAAAACCTGATTATGTTGGCCCAAAGAATCTTAAGGATATTTTCTGACTCGTTCAATCAAATGCAAAGCTTTCTGTCTCGCTTAGTTGTTGTTCTCTCCAAGAGAATCTTGTTGTTGTAGGTGATTTCTCACACATCAAGAGCTCATGGTCACATGCCAGTGTTCAGCCCTATTCCAGGGCCCTAATAACCTGATATGGTAGTGCAGATAAGAGCGCAGCATTTAACATACGAAGACCTTGAGACTATTCCCCTTCATTTTGAATGCTCAGATTCAATAACTACTTTAAAATGGCCGAAAACGCAGCAAAAAAGCTCAAGACCTCGCCCCCCTTGATCGGGACACACAAGTAAGTGCAATCTTCCTACAATTGCTACGCATCTAGCTCAATCTCTTTGGATCCTGACTAAAACAGCGGCCACTTCCACGCCGACGAGGCCCTGGCCGTCTACCTCCTCCGCCTGCTCCCTATATATGCCTCCTCCCCTCTAGTTCGCACGCGTGACCCCGCCGAGTTGGAGAAATGCCACACCGTTGTCGACGTGGGCGGCGTATACGACCCCGCCATCCACCGGTATGATCACCACCAGCGGACCTTCTCAACGACCTTCCCGCAGCACGCCACCAAGCTCTCCTCCGCCGGCCTGGTGTACATGCACTTCGGAAAGGCGATCCTTGCCCAGAAACTCTCCCTGCCAGTGGAGCATGCCGACGTAGACTTGCTGTACGAGAAGCTGTACACGGACTTTATCGAAGCGATTGACGCCAACGACAACGGTATCTCTGCCTACGATCAGGCTGCACTTGCTGCCGCTGGAGTCGAGAAGCGTTTCAAGAACGGTGGTATCACGCTCGCCTCAATGGTTGGCGACATGAACAACCCAGATCCCACCAGCCCTCCCGGCGAGCCCCAGGACGAGGACAGCCTCTTCGGACGTGCCAGCACGCTTATCGGTAACGCGTTTGCGCGCAAAATGCACCACGCCTGCACATCCTGGATGCCTGCCCGCACGACTGTCGGCTCCGCCTACGCCTCGCGCAAGGATACCCACCCATCCGGCCGCATCATCGTCCTCCCCCAGAGCGGTGTGCCCTGGAAGGAGCACCTTTACAACTTCGAGGCCGAGGCTTCGGGAACCAAGGAGGTTGACCCCGCCTTCCAGGTGTATTATGTTCTGTACCCCGAAAACGCTACTGAAGGAGCCAAGTGGCGCGTGCAGTGCGTTTCCGTCTCCGAGAGCAGCTTTGAGTCTCGCAAGCCTCTGCCTGAGGCATGGCGCGGTGTCCGTGACCAGGACCTTGATGGGGTTATGGCTGCGGAGGCTGAGAAGAATAGCCAGAGCAAGATCCCCGAGGGTGCGGTCTTTGTTCATGCCAGCGGATTCATCGGTGGCCACAAGACGAGAGAGGGTGCTATGGCCATGGCTGAGCGCAGCCTTGAGTTATAGGGTTTTGGTGGTTTGATGATAATTCAAGACCGAAAGAAATTGCATTTTTTGATGAAATGTTTCTAGATTATGACATCCAAAGAAAATCCAAGATTTATTTTTGACATGACCTTTCTTCCTTTGCAACTCTGGGTCTTCAGACATGATTATAAATATTCAATTTCGTCTTGCATGAAATCACCGCACACCACAAATCTCTGTCGTCTGTAGGACGCCCGGGGTGACTTTAGGGCTTCTCTACTTTAGTGTCCAAGACATAGTAGACGAGTCTTGATATATCTGGTTCGTGAAAATTGGACTGCCTTTTGAGCCCAAGTGTTGTTTCTCATGGCAAATGAGCGAGAAGCCTGGGTATTTGGAGGGTCTAGGACCAAGTCTGACAGAATGACTTTTCTCAGGCTTTGTGGAATGGCGCTTCAAATGTTGGAGCGTTTTTCAACGTGCTGGCTGATGCGAGTGCTCTGTTACTAACGAAGGAGTGAGTCTTTGCGCTCTAATCCTGAGCATCGGTAGAGTCCGGGAGTCGAGAGTCTGTTGTGCCTACCGATTTGGTGAAGCATGACCAAGCCCTTAGTGACGGATGTTCAATGAACTGATATCTTCAATGCTTCCACTTCCATCTCCAGAAATCGTCATATCCTTGGGTTCAGCCTGAGTGGCCGAATCCTCGCGCTCGCCCAGTGCGCGTTGGATGAGCTTCGCCTTCGTTGCGGCGCCTTTGAGGCGCTCATCCACGTCGTTGACAGCTTCCTCCGTATTACTCATATCCAACGTCGCAGGATCGACGAGTTCAAGAAGTGTCTGAAGATTCCTGGCCAGTCGAGTGCTGTGTGGTGGGAGACTGAGCATGTCTTTGCAGATAGATGGATCAAGAGAAAGAGTATCCGTTGTGCCATCCGCCTGCAATGCGGCGCCTTCGGAAGTTTTGAAATCTAGTCTCTGTGCCCAAACTAATGCCTTGCCATACAAGCGTCCCATCTCGACAAACTTCTCGAAGCCTTTCTCAACGGCAAAAACGCTGCCTTCGGTATATCCGGTAGCGGCTCCATCCGCAGTGCCCAGTTCATATCCCTCATTGTAAAATTGCTCCTCCAGATCGAGGAGACTGTCCAGAATATTGTGCTCCATTGTGGATACAAAGATAGGTATGAGTCAAAAGTTGAAGAATCCAATCGAtaacgttttttttttctgatatGCGCGGGGCATGTGACGAGATGCCCACTTTCTGATTTTCCCGTCTTCGCCTCCCCCCAACAAAGACGCTCTTCCCTTCAACACTACAAGATGACGACGGATCCCATATTGCCCAAGGCCGGCGAGCGCAACATCCTCGTGACCAGCGCCCTGCCCTACGTGAACAATGTTCCCCATCTGGGTAACGTTGTGGGCTCTGTGCTGAGTGCCGATGTATTTGCGAGGTATGAGTCAACACTGTATAGAATATGTCATTGCGCCATGAAGCTGACAGCTTCCCAATAGATACCACAAGGCCTGTGGCCGACGCACATTGTACATCTGTGGTACAGATGAATATGGAACGGCAACCGAGACCAAGGCGCTGGAGGAGAAGATGTCGCCGCAGGATCTGTGCGCCAAATATAACAAGATCCACCAAGACGTGTACGAATGGTTCAATATCGGCTTCGACCACTTTGGTCGGACACCCACACAGAAGCACACCGAGATCTCGCAGTCGATCTTCAAGCGCCTGCACGAGAACGGCTTCCTCGCCGAGCGCACCGCCGAACAGCCCTTCTGCGAGCAGCACGGCTCGTTCCTGGCTGATCGCTTCGTGGAGGGTGAATGCCCCCGCTGCCACTACGACGACGCCCGCGGAGACCAGTGCGACAAGTGTGGTCATCTTCTCGATCCCTTTGATCTGATCAACCCGCGCTGCAAGATCGATGGCGCTGCCCCGGTCCGCCGCGAGACGAAACACATCCACATCCTGCTCGACAAGCTCCAACCGGAGATCGAGAAATGGGTCCACCCTGCTATTGAGAAGGGTAACTGGCCTAGGAACTCCCGCATCATCACCGAGTCCTGGTTGAAGGAGGGATTGAAGGGCCGTGGCATCACCCGAGACTTGAAATGGGGTGTTCCCGTCCCGCTAGAGGGATACGAGAATAAGGTTCTCTATGTGTGGTTTGAGGCTTGCATCGGCTACCCTTCGATCACAGCCAACTACACAGACGACTGGGAGAAGTGGTGGCGCAACCCGGAGGATGTGCAGTTGTGGCAGTTCCTGGGCAAGGACAACGTTCCCTTCCACAGTGTGATCTTCCCTGGCACACAAATCGGCACGAAGGATAAGTGGACCATGCTTCACCATCTGAGCACGACCGAGTACCTCAACTACGAAGGTGGCAAGTTCAGCAAGTCGCGTGGCGTGGGTGTGTTTGGCACGAACGCCCGTGAAACCGGTGTGTCCGCCGACGTGTGGCGTTACTTCctgctgaagaaccgcccAGAGACTGGCGATACTCAGTTCGAGTGGGGTCCCTTCGTGGACAGCAACAACGGCGAGCTCCTCGCCAAGCTAGGCAACCTCGTCAACCGCGTCATCAAGCTTGTCACCGCCTCTTACGGCTCCATCATTCCGGAATTCACCGTGCCGGAGACCTTCAACCCATTCCTAGCGGAAGTCACCGAACACTTGCGCCAGTACCATGAAGATCTGGAAGGTGCG
It contains:
- a CDS encoding ICE2, coding for MWLFRVFSSALFLAIIVSSIPLAFDVGGKTCGLAFSLSLAAFYFLVSLLKVTTPDRSWFRSSIIVVLHFTQWVVILVLLIWSLNRFSVDADSTGTGWMERTFSGKRAQDSSIQEWLFGRDGLVETVTLGNWDRLLRWSTPVFQLTEGFCSLLVIQAAGQITRWLVNRGGRSDSWMIGLLVLSATIISSSVYFLWRVLQFPEISNVDAALIGVSVTCAVILCAWGIGSGRGNPVESSLLFAYIVLCIYQIFTDYQPSHPVEQIPSPSQVGDFPPLPPIIMASYTTLMHAVSLLPSIIHAAFNVITTVFSAVTPSVLISLAYRLLVLYASTRIIPAVRESGARALSQEASIDDTDAAGQVLGFLSYFAPSILIAVYTSLLMQHFASTSQAMGGSGEWWSSHGNGGGNPWRWINLACTISLYAVELWLGETNDLDNGVAGHWKTD
- a CDS encoding Metal-dependent protein hydrolase, producing the protein MAENAAKKLKTSPPLIGTHNGHFHADEALAVYLLRLLPIYASSPLVRTRDPAELEKCHTVVDVGGVYDPAIHRYDHHQRTFSTTFPQHATKLSSAGLVYMHFGKAILAQKLSLPVEHADVDLLYEKLYTDFIEAIDANDNGISAYDQAALAAAGVEKRFKNGGITLASMVGDMNNPDPTSPPGEPQDEDSLFGRASTLIGNAFARKMHHACTSWMPARTTVGSAYASRKDTHPSGRIIVLPQSGVPWKEHLYNFEAEASGTKEVDPAFQVYYVLYPENATEGAKWRVQCVSVSESSFESRKPLPEAWRGVRDQDLDGVMAAEAEKNSQSKIPEGAVFVHASGFIGGHKTREGAMAMAERSLEL
- a CDS encoding Essential protein Yae1, N-terminal, with amino-acid sequence MEHNILDSLLDLEEQFYNEGYELGTADGAATGYTEGSVFAVEKGFEKFVEMGRLYGKALVWAQRLDFKTSEGAALQADGTTDTLSLDPSICKDMLSLPPHSTRLARNLQTLLELVDPATLDMSNTEEAVNDVDERLKGAATKAKLIQRALGEREDSATQAEPKDMTISGDGRLGHASPNRNRALASASTLKNAPTFEAPFHKA
- a CDS encoding Methionyl-tRNA synthetase, coding for MTTDPILPKAGERNILVTSALPYVNNVPHLGNVVGSVLSADVFARYHKACGRRTLYICGTDEYGTATETKALEEKMSPQDLCAKYNKIHQDVYEWFNIGFDHFGRTPTQKHTEISQSIFKRLHENGFLAERTAEQPFCEQHGSFLADRFVEGECPRCHYDDARGDQCDKCGHLLDPFDLINPRCKIDGAAPVRRETKHIHILLDKLQPEIEKWVHPAIEKGNWPRNSRIITESWLKEGLKGRGITRDLKWGVPVPLEGYENKVLYVWFEACIGYPSITANYTDDWEKWWRNPEDVQLWQFLGKDNVPFHSVIFPGTQIGTKDKWTMLHHLSTTEYLNYEGGKFSKSRGVGVFGTNARETGVSADVWRYFLLKNRPETGDTQFEWGPFVDSNNGELLAKLGNLVNRVIKLVTASYGSIIPEFTVPETFNPFLAEVTEHLRQYHEDLEGAHLRAGVQTAMRIAEAGNGLIQANRLDNALIANEPERAAAVVGTVLNLIHLLSSVFLPYMPATSKSILEQLNASFQYIPSVEELQSGWKPTSLKAGHKIGKAAYLFTRIDPKKADEWREMFGGSQADRKKKEEEAAKQAAKKAAAKAKKKEKKEKGRAGAPGGVEGSAKGGAEKISVTTEGTNDEAVEKIADGVAQVTLPTS